Genomic window (Leptospira bouyouniensis):
ACATTTAGTGCAGGATCTTAGGAATTGGTTACTTTCTCACATTGCTTTAGAAGATAAAAAAATTGGGATAGCATTTGAGGCGAGAGTGCGGGAACTTTCCGAGTTCACAAAAAAACTCCATCAAACTGGCGAAATTGGCATCTCTCGTGAGCAAAAAAATCTCTACAAATTGGTTTTACAATCAGCCCCAGACCCACTGGATTAAAATCTGACGGAATTTGAATTGCCAGGTTCATTTTCTGTGAAAATCCTGTTATCATACCATGGAATACGAAGTCATCATCGGTCTGGAAGTCCACGTCCAGCTCAATACCAATTCAAAAATATTTTCCACTGCCACAAACGAATTTGGTGGTAGCCCCAATACTCATATTTCGCCATTATGTGTTGCACTTCCCGGCACCTTGCCAGTGTTAAATGAAGTGGTACTTGAAAAAGCCGTGAGAGCTGGTGTAGCTCTTGGATGTGAAATCACACAGTTTACAAAATTTGACCGTAAAAATTACTTTTATCCTGACTTACCTAAAGGGTATCAAATTTCGCAATTTGATAAACCGTATGCTACTAAAGGTGGAATTCATATCCAATTGAAAGGTGAGAAAGAAGAAAAGTTTCTTCCTCTCACACGGATCCATATGGAAGAGGATGCGGGTAAACTCATCCATTCACATGATCCTTCTATCAATCGTTCGTATGTGGATTACAACCGAGCCGGAACACCTCTCATTGAAATCGTTTCCGAACCAGACCTTCGTTCATCAGATGAAGCATATGTTTACTTAAATGAATTAAAAACCATTCTCCGTTACATTCAAGTTTCCGATTGTAATATGGAAGAAGGGTCCCTCCGTTGTGATGCAAACGTATCCATTCGTCCAAAAGGAGAAAAAGGATTTCGCACACGAGTTGAGATTAAAAACTTAAACTCATTCAAAGCCGTAAAACAAGCGATTGATTATGAAGTTGAATGGCAAAAAGATGTGTATTCTCGCGGAGAGTCATTCAAACAAATGACAAAACTTTGGGATGCAACCTTACTCAAAACTATTCCAATGCGCTCAAAAGAAATGAGCCATGATTACCGATATTTTCCTGAACCAGATCTACCTACGATTCAAATTTCGGATTCTTTTATTGAAGAGATCCGAAAAACTCTTCCTGAACTCCCTAGACAAAAAAAAGAACGTTATAAAACTGAACTTGGACTTCCGGAGTATGATGCAGAAGTTTTAACAAGTGAACGTGAAATTGCAGAATACTTTGAAGAGGCATTGGTCATATCAGGTGATGCAAAAAAAACTTCGAATTGGGTCAAAGATGAAATATTAGGGATTGTGAATAAAGAAAATATCTCAATCCAAGAATTTGCAATTGATCCTGTTCGAATTGGTAAACTTGTGAAACTCATTAACTCTGGTGAAATCACAGGAAAAATTGCCAAAACTATTTTTGAAGATATGTTAACTTCAAAAGACCAACCAGAAACTATCGTTGAGAAAAAAGGTCTGAAAGTGGTACGTGATGACAAAGCCCTCGAAGAAATTGTCATACGTGTGATAGAGTCACAACCCGAATCTGTGGAAAGTTGGAAAAATGGAAAAGACCGAGTCCTCGGTGCCATCGTTGGTGGAGTGATGAAGGAAACAAAAGGGAAAGCCGATCCAAAACTTGTAAACGAATTGATTCTTGCCAAGTTAGGCCCGTTAGGTGAAAAAAAGAAGGTGTAAACCTTCTTAGATTTCTAGTTTATGAACAGATCCAAATTCCACTGGGGATTTAAATGCTTCCTCATGTGGAATTCCTTGAAGCCGACAAAACATTGCCCGAATGGGTCCTGAATGACAAACAACAATCAACACATTTAATTTTTGTTTGTTTGTCTCTTCCCATCTTTGTCGTAAGATTCCATTTTCTTTCCAATCATCCAAAAACAAGTCCACTCGGTGGATGAGGTCAGTAAAGGCTTCTCCATTTGGTGTTCTGGCATTCACAAAATCCTTCATCCAGGGAACGGTTTCTTTTCTGGGAATTTCTTCCCAAAGTTTTCCATCCCAATCACCGAAATTCATTTCTAACAATCGTTCATCGGTGTGAATCTCTATGACTGATCGGTTTTGTTCAAGATAGTATTTGTTGTAGAGGGCATTTGCCAGTTTTAAAGCGCGTGGGGCGGGGCTAGTAATAAAATGATTAAAGTTAGGTGGCAGATAAGAGAAGGTAACATCTGCCGTGTCTTCTACTGGGTATTTGAGTGGGAAATCAGTTCTACCATAACAAGTTCCTTTTGGGGCAATGGTTTCTGGATGGCGAACTAGATAGAGGTCCATAAAAACACTCCTGAAATCCAAATACAAGTTTCAATCACTTGTTGGACAGCACCCAAACAATCTCCTGTAAACCCTTGGATCCATCTTTTCATCAACGAAAACATATATACATAACTTGGAATGATACAAAATAAACTGAATAAAAAATTGGGATGTAAATACACTAAAGTCAAATATGGGATCACTCCAAATAGACTTGCAAAGAGGATTTGTGGCCAAGTGATTTCCTTTGCCATCGGTTTTGCATACCCTTCTTCCTTTGCATATGGTAATAATTTCATCATAAACACAGATAAAAATCGACTGAAACTATGTGCAGATACAAAATACAACCAAACACTGAGCAATTGAAATTGAATTTTGGCATTCAACATAAAGTTAAATCCATTTTTTTCATACAACTGAAACGATTCTGAAACTCCCAATACTTTTAACAATACAAGGAGTGAGATTCCAACAGCGCCAAAACTACCCACACGACTGTCTTTCATGATCCTTAGGATATCTTCACGTTTCCATCCACCACCAATCCCATCACAAAAATCAGAAAAACCATCTTCATGAAAGGCACCGGTTAGGATTAGCAAAAAACCAACCGAAATCGTAAATGAAATCGTTGTTCCAAATAAAAATTGGAATATTAAAAAAACAAACAACTGTAAGCTGCCAAGTAAAATGCCAACAGTAGGTGAATATTTAATCGATTGGTGTAACCATTCTTCCTTAAAACCTACCCAACCTGGTGAAGGGATTCTTGTGAGAAAAGACATACAAACAAAAAACAATCGAATTTCTAAAAGGATGAAATTCATTTTAGATTAAGCCTTTGTATCAGAATCACTAACTCCCGCGTCGGCAAAGGATGCCATTTCATTCAAAAATTTAACACTAAGTTCAATAAGTGGGTAAGCGGCCAAAGCACCACTCCCTTCCCCTAATCTTAAATTGAGTGTTAGAAGTGGCCTAATTTGATAATGATTTAAGACAATGATATGACCTTCTTCATCTGATACATGAGAAAAGATTGCATAGTCTTTCACAGTAGGGCTTAGATGATATGCTAGTAAATAGGCAGCTGTCGTAATGAATCCATCTACGATAAAAAGATTTTGTTTGGATGCGGCTCCGAGCATAGCACCTGCCATCATGCCAATTTCAAAACCACCAAACTCTGAGAGGATTTCTAATGGATCACTTAGTTTTCCTGTTCTTTGGTATGCTTTTTCTAAAATTTGGAGTTTGATGTTTTTTCCTTCAGGATTGAGACCAGTTCCTTTGCCCACCAATTTTGAAAGTGGAATTCCTGTTAGATGAGATAAAATTAATGAGGCAGAGGATGTATTGCCTATCCCCATTTCTCCAAATAAAAATACATTGGTATCATTGTATTTTTTATCAGAAATTAAATTGATACCGTTTTGCAAAGATTGTGAAGCTTCTTCTTTAGTCATTGCAGAAGTTTTTAAAAAATTAGAAGTACCGTTTCTGATTTTTATTTGGATCAACTGATTCGTTACATCATCCCAATCATGATCCACTCCCGCATCAACCACTTCTACATCGATATCACTGTGTTTGGCAAAGACATTGGCACAAGCACCACCACGCAAAAAATTAAACACCATTTGCCACGTAACATCTTTAGGATAAAGTGATACAGGTTCCTCCGTGATTCCATGGTCACCAGCAAACAAAATGAGTTTCGGATTTTGTAATTTTGGAGTCATGGTGTTTTGGATTTCTGCGATTTGTTGTGCTACTGATTCCAAAGCGCCCAAAGAACCTAATGGTTTTGTTTTGGTATTGATTTTTACACGAATTTGGTCTCGCAAAACGGGAGTTACTGGGGAAATTTTTGGTAGGGAAAATAAGGACATAGACAAAACCAGTTTATCGATTGGGTCTATGGCTTCCATCGTTTTTGGGCTTGGATGGATTTGGCAGGTTTGGGAATTGGCATTTTGGGCTGAAAAAAATCGAAAATCCTTCCCTTCGGGCGCTTTACGTACGAAGGCATCGGCTTTACTATGTCACCAAGCCATGGAAGATTTTGCCCACCTGCATCTACACACTACTTATTCCATGTTGGATGGTGCCATCAGAATCAGTGATTTGATGAAACGAGTGAAAGAACTTGGCATGAGTTCTGTCGCCATCACAGACCACGGGAACATGTATGGTGCGATCGAGTTTTACAAAGAGGCAGTCAAACACGAAGTAAAACCTATCATTGGTTGTGAGTTTTATGTAACACCATCTCGAAGTGCAGAAACAGAGTTAGATGAAATTGCAGATGGAGGTGCTTACCATATCATTCTCTTATGCAAAAATGAAGTTGGATACCAAAACATCATCAAACTGGCAAGTCGTTCTTTCACAGAAGGATTTTATCGTAAACCACGAATTGATTATGATCTGTTAGAAAGACATAGCGATGGACTTGTTTGTTTGACGGCATGCCTTGCCGGTGAAGTCAATAGAAAAATCCTAGAAGGAAAAGAAGACAAAGCGTATGCGTTAGCTGGTCGTTTGCACGAAATCTTTCGCAGAGAAGATTTTTATATGGAAATCCAAGACCACGGAATTCCAGAACAAAAAATTGTCGCAGAAGCTGTCATTGGATTTTCGAAACGAACTGGTATCCCACTAGTCCTTACCAACGATTCTCACTTTTTAACAAAAGATGATAGAGAAGCTCAAGACATCCTATTACGCATCGGAATGAGAAAAAACATTGATGATGAAATGCGATTTGGGTTCAATCAAAACTTCTATGTGAAATCTCCTGCTGAGATGAAAGAACTTTTTCCCAATCACCTTGATGCATTTTATAATACACTTGCAATTCGCGATAAATGTTCTCTCAATTTTCAATTTGGAAATCCTTTACTACCTGCTTTTGAAGTTCCTCCCGGTTATGATACAGACAGTTACTTAGAAAAACTGGTTTGGGAAGGGATTGTAGAAAAATACAAAGAGATTACCCCAATTGTCAAAGAAAGAACCGAATTTGAAATGCAAACCATTCGGAATATGCATTTCGCAGGTTATTTTCTCATTGTACAAGATTATATCAATTTTGCAAGGCGAACGGGAATCCCTGTAGGACCTGGTCGTGGTTCGGCAGCTGGTTCGATCATCGCTTACGCTCTTGGAATCACAAACGTAGATCCAATTCGTTACAATTTGCTCTTCGAACGATTTCTAAATCCAGACCGAAAGGATATGCCTGATATCGATACAGATTTTTGTGTCGAACGCCGAGAAGAAGTGATCAACTACATCAAACACCGGTATGGTGAAAATCGAGTAGGGCAGATCATTACCTTTGGATCACTTGCAGCAAAAGCAGCTATCAAAGACGTAGCACGTGTTTTTAATGTTCCTTTTTCAGAAGTTAACGAGATGAGTAAATTGTTCCCGAAAAAATTGGGAATCACAATCCAAGAAGCAGTAGAAACTTCAAAAGACCTGCGTGATATTGCTGAAAAATCAGAATTAAACAAAAAAGTATTCTCCATTGCCCAAAAACTTGAGGGTAACTATCGTCAGGTGGGAAGACATGCTGCTGGTGTTGTCATTGCACCAACTGCTTTGGAAGAAATTGTTCCGCTATCAACTGTTAGTGAGCCGGGAAGAGATGGTCGCTCCATTGTCACTCAGTACGACAAAAATATGTCGGAACAAGTGGGTCTCATTAAAATGGATATTTTAGGTCTAAAAAACTTAACAACAATCCATCACGCTACTCAACTCATTCAAAAACGCCATGGCATTTTACTTGATTTGGATAAAATTCCTTTAGATGACCCGGCTACTTTTAGTTTATTGCGGAAAGCAAATGTTCTCGGTATATTCCAGTTAGATTCTTCCTCAGGGATCCGTGATTTATTTGCGAAAGCTCAAGTGCAAAAATTTGAAGAAATTGCCGCCTTGCTTGCGTTATACCGACCTGGACCGATGGGATCCGGGATGTTGGATGATTATTTAGATCGTAAGAACGGTAAGAAAAAAGTAGTATTCCCTCATGAAAGTTTAGCGGAAGTCTTAGGTGAAACTTATGGTGTCATCGTTTACCAAGAACAAGTAATGGGTATTTCAAGAATCATGGGTGGATTTTCCGTCGGAGATTCGGATGTTCTTCGTAAGGCGATGGCAAAAAAAGACAAATCCAAACTGCCAGCCTTAAAAGAAAAATTTGTTAAAGGTGCCGTCGAAAAAAAGATTAACGAAAAGTTAGCAACCGAACTCTTCGAACAATTAGAGAAATTTGGTGAGTACGGATTTAATAAGTCCCACTCGGTAGCTTATGCATTTGTAACTTACCAAACAGCATACCTAAAAGCAAATTATTCGATCGAATATTTAACTGCTTTGTTGTCAGGGGATCATTCCAAAATCACTGATGTAGTAAAATACATTAACAACGCCAAAGAGATGGGAATTCGAATCCTCGGTCCTGATTTACGTGAATCAGGAATTTCCTTTGAAATCACTGACGACAAAACGGTTCGTTTTGGATTATCATCAATTAAAGGTGTTGGGGAACTGGCCGCTCAAAATATCATCCACAATCGAAATGAACTTGGTGGTTATAAACAACTGAGTGATTTTACAAAAAAATTGGATACTCGTTTGGCCAATAAAAAAGTTTTAGAGTCACTAGCACAAGGTGGTGCATTTGATTCTTTTGGTTATTCGAGAAAAACAATTTTTGAATCTACAGATATTATTCTAAATTATGCGAACAAAAAACAGGCAGAAGAAAAAGAAGGTCAATTTTCTTTGTTTGGTGGTGCCAATGGTGGCACTGAAGAAAACTTAAATTTACCAAAAGATGGAATCGAATGGAGTGGAGACGAACTTCTTAGAAGAGAGAAGGAAACAACAGGTTTATATTTATCTGGCCACCCATTGGATAAATTTACTGAACAATTAAAAACACTTAATCCAACTTCCATCGAAAACTTAGAAGAAGTCCGACCAAAATCAAAAGTTGAAATTGCAGGTGTCCTTTCTAAGAAAGTAGTCAAACTCACTAAGAAAAAGGAAGAGTTTGTAAACTTCATGTTGGAAGACCAAACTGGTGAGATAGAATGTGTTGCCTTCCCAAAAACCTATGCAGAATTCAAACATCTGTTTACCGAAGACAATACAGTTTTTATCAAAGGAATTCTGGAGCGAATAGATGCCGACGAATCTGAGTTAAAAGGTCAGATCATCGTCAATAAACTTGAAGAATTAAACTCTGTAACCATTGAGAAGAAAATGGAAAAAACACTCCATTTGACGATCAATATGAAAGAGGATAAAAACAGAGATGTGATTTTAAAACTTCAGGACATCCTTTCTGTTCATAGAGGTGCTTCATCGGTATTTTTTCATTTGGTTGGAAACGGAGATGAAAAAAAAGTCATACGTGCTCATGATCATTTCTCCATCGAGATCACATCTGATCTTATGAAAATGTTAACCGATATTTTAGGGAAAGGTGCTGTTCGTTATACAGTAGGGGAAGAAGTGAGAGTATACGGGTAAATTCTGTGGAAACAGAATCGATATCACTAAATGTATTATTTGAGTTTTTATGGATGGGCTCTGGAGCAATTTTTTGCATCATTTGGTCTTTATCTAATTTAGTCAACAATCACAAAAAATCAGACCTAATTTGGTCATTCATTTTATTTTCTACAGGCTTATGGCTGTTAACTGGTGCATTTATGTTTACCGGATTTTATTTATTTTTACCTTCAGTAGTATTTATTCATATTCCTTTCATATTTTTGTCTGCTTCGTTTTTATATTATTATCTAGAATATTTATTTTTAGAAAAAGAGATTCGATTCCATTGGATAGGGTTTCTCCCGTCCTTACTTGCAATCGGATTATTATTTCCATATTATTTAGAATCAGAGGAAGGAAAGATTCAAATCTTAAACACAATTCAAGTTTCAGAATATGGATCTATCTTAAGCGGACTTAATTTAGGGATCAAACTCTCTATCCTTTTGTCAGTGGGTATTTTTCTCATACGAGAATGGATTCCCAATGTGATGTTATCCATTTTTTTTACCAAAAAAGCAATATATTCCCTCGTTTTTATCCTTTTGGTTTGGATTGATTTATTTATTGGTAGTATTGGGTTTAGTTTACAAATTCCATTCTTTCGAAAGTTAAGTGCTTACCTATTACCAATTCTTATGTACTTTTATTACTTCACCCGTGAGTTGTGGGAACCTTTTGTATCTGATGTTAGAGATAATATACAAAAAAACAAATATGAAAAATCCAAGTTGGTTTCCGTCCCGCTAGAGACAATCGATCAGAAATTGTATGAATTGATGATAGAAAAAGTTTATTGTGACGAAGACTTAAATTTGTCCAAACTTGCGGATATGGTTGGAGTAAAGTCAGGACAATTATCTGAATACTTTCACAAGCGATATGGTTTTGGATTTTATCACTATATTAACCAATACAGAATTGAAGAAGCAAAACGTTATTTATTGGAACCAACAGAACGAACCATTCTTTCCATAGCAGATGCAGTGGGCTTCAATTCAAAATCCACATTCAATCGTGTGTTTTTAGAAAAGGTGGGAATCACTCCTACTGATTTTCGCAAACAATCAAAATTATCTTAACGCGAAGTCTCAAAGAATTCTAGGGGACGACAAAAGAATTTCTATCGGTTACCCTTTGTCCTAAAGAGGAACTTAAATGCGAACCATGATAGATTTTTATTTAGATCTCCCCAAAAAATTTGGGCACAAAAATGCATTTGCAACACGAGTGGGGTCTGGTGTTTACCAATTCAAAACTTATGAAGAATTGTTAACAGATGCAAAAAATTTGGCATATGGACTTTCTGAATTTTTATCAGAAAGAGATAAAGTTGCCATCTTTGCCGACAATTCTTACAATTGGATCCAAACGAGTATAGCCACAACTTTACTTGGTGCAGTGGATGTACCACGTGCATCTGATGTTACTGACCAAGACATTTTATATATTCTCAATCATTCCGAATCGAAAGTATTGTTTGTAGAAAATGATTCTGTTTTTGAAAAAGTCATTCGATTGGAAAAAGATTTGGAATATCTTAAAGAAATCATTTTGTTTGAACCACCCAAATCAAGTAAAGTACTCAAAGCCAAAAAAGTCAGAATTTTTACCTTTCAAGAGTTAATCACGAAAGGGATACAAAAATCAAAAGAAGATCCAACCGATTTTTTATTCGAAAACAATACCATCAAGGAATCTGATTTATTCACAATGATTTATACTTCCGGTACAACTGGCACACCCAAAGGTGTTATGCTTACTCACGGAAACATTTTATTCCAATTGAATCACCTCCCATTGAGTTTGAAAAAAGGAGATAAAACTTTATCGATTTTGCCGATTTGGCATATCTTTGAACGAATTTTTGAAATTTTTAGTTTGTCCTATGGAGCATGTACATATTACAGCAGTGTCCGTACACTCAAAGAAGATCTAAAGTTTGTTAGACCCAACTTTATGGCATCAGCTCCTAGGTTATGGGAAAGTATTTACTCAGGTATATTAGGTACACTGAATAAATCAAGTAAGGTGAAACAGAAGATGTTTCAAATCTCAATGTTTTTTGCCGATAAATTTTTCAATTCCAGACAAATCATTACAGGGAATGTATTGGATATCCATCCCATTATGTTATGGAAACAAATGATTCGGTATTTATACCATTTGGTTCGATTCTTTATCGTTTGTATTCCCTATCTAATTTTAGATTTTTTAGTATTGTCAAAAATTAGAAAAGCAACTGGTGGGGAGTTACGAGGTTCTGTTTCGGGTGGAGGTGCCCTTCCGTTTCATGTCGATGAATTTTTTAACATGATTGGCATACCTGTACTCGAAGGGTATGGGATGACAGAAACTGCGCCAGTTCTAGCAATGCGAACTTTTGAAGAAATCATCCCAGGATCCGTTGGAAGGATATTTCCGAATACACAACTTCGACTTGTTGATTTACATACTGGAGAAGTGTTTCTAGATACCGAACTAGGTAAGTTTGTTTATGGAAGGAAAGGGGAGATCCATGTAAAAGGAAAACAAGTAATGGCTGGTTATTATAAAAATCCTGATGCAACTAACAAAGTGTTGGTGAATGGATGGTTGAATACTGGTGATTTAGGTATTTATACTTCCAATCACCATTTAAGAATTGTTGGTCGATCCAAAGAAACCATTGTTCTCCTTGGTGGAGAAAACGTGGAACCTGTTCCAATCGAATCAAAAATTTTAGAATCGGAATGGATTGACCAATGTATGGTGGTTGGTCAAGACCAAAAGTATCTTAGTGCACTTGTGTATCCCAACTTAAATCGTTTTGAAGGAATTTCCCAAACTGATTTTTACAAACAAAAAGAAGTGATTCAAAAAATGGAATCGGAAATCAAATCAAAGATTAATGCACAAACTGGATTCAAATCATTCGAACGAGTAGTAGGTGTGATTGTGATTCCAAAAGCGTTTGAAGTAGGAGATGAACTCACGGCAAAGTTGTCGCTCAAGCGACATGTGATCACTGACAAATACAAAAATGAAATCAAATCACTTTATGAGAATCAATAGTATCCTTTCGTGGTAAATTTACTTTGGATTGGTAGTGGAATTAATTTCCACCACTAATCCTTGTAATGTTGATACTAAAGTTTCTTTCTGACTCATGCCCGGAAAAATCTTTGGTTTGCACTTTAATCGTATTTTCTCCGGCTTTTAGATTTAGAACTCCTACAAGATAACGGTCTTTGAAAAATAAGTCATCAAAACTATGCCCGTCCTTAGTTTTCCATTTAGAACCATCAAATTGTAAAGACTCAAAATTAGCTTTTTTATAAACCTCGCCATTGAAGAAATATTTTACGTCTCTAATCCCTCTCCGTTGGCTATTTTTGATTCCACCATCTAAGATACTCACAGTCAATGGAAAGGCTTTGGAAACATTGATATTATC
Coding sequences:
- the gatB gene encoding Asp-tRNA(Asn)/Glu-tRNA(Gln) amidotransferase subunit GatB, with the protein product MEYEVIIGLEVHVQLNTNSKIFSTATNEFGGSPNTHISPLCVALPGTLPVLNEVVLEKAVRAGVALGCEITQFTKFDRKNYFYPDLPKGYQISQFDKPYATKGGIHIQLKGEKEEKFLPLTRIHMEEDAGKLIHSHDPSINRSYVDYNRAGTPLIEIVSEPDLRSSDEAYVYLNELKTILRYIQVSDCNMEEGSLRCDANVSIRPKGEKGFRTRVEIKNLNSFKAVKQAIDYEVEWQKDVYSRGESFKQMTKLWDATLLKTIPMRSKEMSHDYRYFPEPDLPTIQISDSFIEEIRKTLPELPRQKKERYKTELGLPEYDAEVLTSEREIAEYFEEALVISGDAKKTSNWVKDEILGIVNKENISIQEFAIDPVRIGKLVKLINSGEITGKIAKTIFEDMLTSKDQPETIVEKKGLKVVRDDKALEEIVIRVIESQPESVESWKNGKDRVLGAIVGGVMKETKGKADPKLVNELILAKLGPLGEKKKV
- a CDS encoding histidine phosphatase family protein, whose protein sequence is MDLYLVRHPETIAPKGTCYGRTDFPLKYPVEDTADVTFSYLPPNFNHFITSPAPRALKLANALYNKYYLEQNRSVIEIHTDERLLEMNFGDWDGKLWEEIPRKETVPWMKDFVNARTPNGEAFTDLIHRVDLFLDDWKENGILRQRWEETNKQKLNVLIVVCHSGPIRAMFCRLQGIPHEEAFKSPVEFGSVHKLEI
- a CDS encoding adenosylcobinamide-GDP ribazoletransferase; the protein is MNFILLEIRLFFVCMSFLTRIPSPGWVGFKEEWLHQSIKYSPTVGILLGSLQLFVFLIFQFLFGTTISFTISVGFLLILTGAFHEDGFSDFCDGIGGGWKREDILRIMKDSRVGSFGAVGISLLVLLKVLGVSESFQLYEKNGFNFMLNAKIQFQLLSVWLYFVSAHSFSRFLSVFMMKLLPYAKEEGYAKPMAKEITWPQILFASLFGVIPYLTLVYLHPNFLFSLFCIIPSYVYMFSLMKRWIQGFTGDCLGAVQQVIETCIWISGVFLWTSI
- the cobT gene encoding nicotinate-nucleotide--dimethylbenzimidazole phosphoribosyltransferase, coding for MSLFSLPKISPVTPVLRDQIRVKINTKTKPLGSLGALESVAQQIAEIQNTMTPKLQNPKLILFAGDHGITEEPVSLYPKDVTWQMVFNFLRGGACANVFAKHSDIDVEVVDAGVDHDWDDVTNQLIQIKIRNGTSNFLKTSAMTKEEASQSLQNGINLISDKKYNDTNVFLFGEMGIGNTSSASLILSHLTGIPLSKLVGKGTGLNPEGKNIKLQILEKAYQRTGKLSDPLEILSEFGGFEIGMMAGAMLGAASKQNLFIVDGFITTAAYLLAYHLSPTVKDYAIFSHVSDEEGHIIVLNHYQIRPLLTLNLRLGEGSGALAAYPLIELSVKFLNEMASFADAGVSDSDTKA
- the dnaE gene encoding DNA polymerase III subunit alpha — translated: MEDFAHLHLHTTYSMLDGAIRISDLMKRVKELGMSSVAITDHGNMYGAIEFYKEAVKHEVKPIIGCEFYVTPSRSAETELDEIADGGAYHIILLCKNEVGYQNIIKLASRSFTEGFYRKPRIDYDLLERHSDGLVCLTACLAGEVNRKILEGKEDKAYALAGRLHEIFRREDFYMEIQDHGIPEQKIVAEAVIGFSKRTGIPLVLTNDSHFLTKDDREAQDILLRIGMRKNIDDEMRFGFNQNFYVKSPAEMKELFPNHLDAFYNTLAIRDKCSLNFQFGNPLLPAFEVPPGYDTDSYLEKLVWEGIVEKYKEITPIVKERTEFEMQTIRNMHFAGYFLIVQDYINFARRTGIPVGPGRGSAAGSIIAYALGITNVDPIRYNLLFERFLNPDRKDMPDIDTDFCVERREEVINYIKHRYGENRVGQIITFGSLAAKAAIKDVARVFNVPFSEVNEMSKLFPKKLGITIQEAVETSKDLRDIAEKSELNKKVFSIAQKLEGNYRQVGRHAAGVVIAPTALEEIVPLSTVSEPGRDGRSIVTQYDKNMSEQVGLIKMDILGLKNLTTIHHATQLIQKRHGILLDLDKIPLDDPATFSLLRKANVLGIFQLDSSSGIRDLFAKAQVQKFEEIAALLALYRPGPMGSGMLDDYLDRKNGKKKVVFPHESLAEVLGETYGVIVYQEQVMGISRIMGGFSVGDSDVLRKAMAKKDKSKLPALKEKFVKGAVEKKINEKLATELFEQLEKFGEYGFNKSHSVAYAFVTYQTAYLKANYSIEYLTALLSGDHSKITDVVKYINNAKEMGIRILGPDLRESGISFEITDDKTVRFGLSSIKGVGELAAQNIIHNRNELGGYKQLSDFTKKLDTRLANKKVLESLAQGGAFDSFGYSRKTIFESTDIILNYANKKQAEEKEGQFSLFGGANGGTEENLNLPKDGIEWSGDELLRREKETTGLYLSGHPLDKFTEQLKTLNPTSIENLEEVRPKSKVEIAGVLSKKVVKLTKKKEEFVNFMLEDQTGEIECVAFPKTYAEFKHLFTEDNTVFIKGILERIDADESELKGQIIVNKLEELNSVTIEKKMEKTLHLTINMKEDKNRDVILKLQDILSVHRGASSVFFHLVGNGDEKKVIRAHDHFSIEITSDLMKMLTDILGKGAVRYTVGEEVRVYG
- a CDS encoding AraC family transcriptional regulator, whose translation is METESISLNVLFEFLWMGSGAIFCIIWSLSNLVNNHKKSDLIWSFILFSTGLWLLTGAFMFTGFYLFLPSVVFIHIPFIFLSASFLYYYLEYLFLEKEIRFHWIGFLPSLLAIGLLFPYYLESEEGKIQILNTIQVSEYGSILSGLNLGIKLSILLSVGIFLIREWIPNVMLSIFFTKKAIYSLVFILLVWIDLFIGSIGFSLQIPFFRKLSAYLLPILMYFYYFTRELWEPFVSDVRDNIQKNKYEKSKLVSVPLETIDQKLYELMIEKVYCDEDLNLSKLADMVGVKSGQLSEYFHKRYGFGFYHYINQYRIEEAKRYLLEPTERTILSIADAVGFNSKSTFNRVFLEKVGITPTDFRKQSKLS
- a CDS encoding AMP-dependent synthetase/ligase, translating into MRTMIDFYLDLPKKFGHKNAFATRVGSGVYQFKTYEELLTDAKNLAYGLSEFLSERDKVAIFADNSYNWIQTSIATTLLGAVDVPRASDVTDQDILYILNHSESKVLFVENDSVFEKVIRLEKDLEYLKEIILFEPPKSSKVLKAKKVRIFTFQELITKGIQKSKEDPTDFLFENNTIKESDLFTMIYTSGTTGTPKGVMLTHGNILFQLNHLPLSLKKGDKTLSILPIWHIFERIFEIFSLSYGACTYYSSVRTLKEDLKFVRPNFMASAPRLWESIYSGILGTLNKSSKVKQKMFQISMFFADKFFNSRQIITGNVLDIHPIMLWKQMIRYLYHLVRFFIVCIPYLILDFLVLSKIRKATGGELRGSVSGGGALPFHVDEFFNMIGIPVLEGYGMTETAPVLAMRTFEEIIPGSVGRIFPNTQLRLVDLHTGEVFLDTELGKFVYGRKGEIHVKGKQVMAGYYKNPDATNKVLVNGWLNTGDLGIYTSNHHLRIVGRSKETIVLLGGENVEPVPIESKILESEWIDQCMVVGQDQKYLSALVYPNLNRFEGISQTDFYKQKEVIQKMESEIKSKINAQTGFKSFERVVGVIVIPKAFEVGDELTAKLSLKRHVITDKYKNEIKSLYENQ